One stretch of Equus przewalskii isolate Varuska chromosome 9, EquPr2, whole genome shotgun sequence DNA includes these proteins:
- the CALHM4 gene encoding calcium homeostasis modulator protein 4 isoform X1 — MSLTLNSIVSSLQRSGTFINSLIAALTIGGQQLFSSFTFRCPCQVGKNFYYGSAFLVIPALILLVAGYALRSQMWTISSEYCCSCTPPHRQIRPLERKLACLRFFSITGRALVAPLTWLAVTLLTGTYYECAASEFASVDHYPVFDNVSASKREEILAGFPCCKSAPSDVILVRDEVALLHRYQSQMLGWILITLATIAVLVSCCLARCCSPLTSLQHHYWTNQLHNERELFEQAAEQHSRLLIMQRIKKIFGFIPGKEDIKHIRIPSCQDWREISAPSLLCMGDDLQGHHYSFLGDRVDEDNEESKSRGIELQP; from the exons ATGAGCCTAACTCTCAACAGTATCGTATCTTCTCTGCAGAGGAGTGGAACATTTATCAATTCTTTAATTGCTGCTTTGACTATTGGTGGGCAACAACTGTTCTCCTCTTTCACATTCAGATGTCCCTGTCAGGTCGGGAAAAACTTCTATTATGGTTCTGCTTTTCTGGTCATTCCTGCCTTGATCCTTCTGGTGGCTGGCTATGCTCTGAGAAGCCAGATGTGGACCATTTCCAGTGAATACTGCTGCAGCTGTACCCCTCCACACCGGCAAATCAGACCCCTGGAGCGCAAGCTGGCTTGCCTGAGGTTCTTCAGCATCACCGGGAGGGCCCTCGTAGCTCCATTAACGTGGCTGGCGGTGACCCTGCTGACAGGCACCTACTACGAATGTGCAGCAAGCGAATTCGCATCCGTGGACCATTACCCAGTGTTTGACAATGTCAGTGCCAGCAAACGGGAAGAGATCCTAGCTGGGTTTCCATGTTGCAAATCTGCTCCATCTGATGTGATTCTCGTAAGAGATGAGGTTGCTCTTCTGCACAGATACCAGTCACAA ATGCTGGGCTGGATTTTGATCACCTTGGCAACTATCGCTGTCCTAGTCTCCTGCTGTTTGGCGAGGTGCtgctctcccctcacctctctgcAGCATCACTACTGGACCAACCAGCTCCATAACGAGAGGGAGCTCTTTGAACAAGCTGCAGAGCAGCACTCCCGGCTCCTCATCATGCAGcgcataaagaaaatatttggtttCATTCCTGGAAAGGAAGATATCAAACACATCCGTATTCCTTCGTGTCAGGACTGGAGGGAGATTTCAGCACCCAGTCTTCTCTGCATGGGTGATGACTTGCAAGGTCATCACTATAGCTTCCTTGGAGACAGGGTGGATGAGGATAATGAGGAAAGCAAATCAAGAGGTATTGAATTACAACCTTGA
- the CALHM4 gene encoding calcium homeostasis modulator protein 4 isoform X2 — protein MLGWILITLATIAVLVSCCLARCCSPLTSLQHHYWTNQLHNERELFEQAAEQHSRLLIMQRIKKIFGFIPGKEDIKHIRIPSCQDWREISAPSLLCMGDDLQGHHYSFLGDRVDEDNEESKSRGIELQP, from the coding sequence ATGCTGGGCTGGATTTTGATCACCTTGGCAACTATCGCTGTCCTAGTCTCCTGCTGTTTGGCGAGGTGCtgctctcccctcacctctctgcAGCATCACTACTGGACCAACCAGCTCCATAACGAGAGGGAGCTCTTTGAACAAGCTGCAGAGCAGCACTCCCGGCTCCTCATCATGCAGcgcataaagaaaatatttggtttCATTCCTGGAAAGGAAGATATCAAACACATCCGTATTCCTTCGTGTCAGGACTGGAGGGAGATTTCAGCACCCAGTCTTCTCTGCATGGGTGATGACTTGCAAGGTCATCACTATAGCTTCCTTGGAGACAGGGTGGATGAGGATAATGAGGAAAGCAAATCAAGAGGTATTGAATTACAACCTTGA